A segment of the Sanyastnella coralliicola genome:
CACGCTTACCATAACGATCATTACCATCCCACGTAGCACGTCCTCCAAGTGAGGTTGTCGTGTAAACGATGTTGCCGCTGACATCAGTTACTTTCACGTCGGTTTCGAATGCAAGTCCGTCAATGGTGATGACACCTTCGTAGTCTTCGCGGACTGGATTTGGGTAAACGGATACTTCTGAAATTTCTTGGTCGAAGTTGGTTGCGGTACCTGTGTAGCTGATAATGCCTCGGTCAGTAGCAAAGAATACTTCACCATTACGTTGGTTGATGGCAATGTCAACAACGTTATTCGAGAGTAGAGGACTATTCTCTTCAGTGAAGTGCTGGATTTGGCTTAGGCCATCTTCGCTGAGAAGAAAGACACCGCTATTTGCAGTTCCCACCCACTTTCGGTTTGCACCATCAATTTCAATGCAGTTCACTTGCTCGGTCTCGAGGAGGATCTGAATGTTCCCATCTTGTTCGATCAAGATCTGTTGTGCATCGAAGTTGTTTCCGTTAAAGATCGATTCAGGAGAAAAGAATACAGCGATTCCTTGAAGCGTACCTACCCACATTTCACCGTCTAGATCTTCTTCTAAACAATACACATCAAGGGTCGGTAATCCACCTTCACCTTCTTCGTTGGTGAGCACCTGATAGCTGTCATCGCTGGTGTCTCCAATCGTTTCGTTGTGGTTGAGCACTACGATGCCGTGTCCACGTGGAAGGATTGACCAAATGTAGCCTTGACGGGTAGCCACAATGTCTCCGATGAAAATGTCGCTGTCAACTTCTGGTTGGAAGTTGAAGCTCACAAATGAGTTACCCGCAGTGAGTACCATTAACGGGTCATTGGTGTAAGCATTCGCGAACCATAGGTTTCCGTTTGGGTCAAAATCAACACCGCCCACTCCAATACGTGGAGAGCCTCCGAAATTGGCGAGCTCAAGTGGACTATCACTATCATTCCAAATCTCTGTGATCTCACCTCCGTTGACTTCGATGAGCCCTTCTTCCCAGGACCCCAAGAAAATGTTGTTGTTGTTCGTTGGGTTCACAGAAACGGTCATGTAATCATTGATCGAGCCGATATCGTTCTCTCCATCAGACTGAGGAGCGATCACCCATTGGTCGTTTACAAGACCGTAAATTCCTTTTTTGTCGTAGTTGTTCGTCCATGTTGGATCAACGCCACCAGAAGCAATCCAAATGTTGTCGTTGAATGCATCAATACGACGAACATTGAATGCAGGTGGGCCTGCAGGTTGAAATGCTGCTTCTGGTCCTGAAAGCTCAAATGAAAGCAAGCCACCAAACTCACTGGCGATCCAGATCGTTTCTCCCTCGATCAACGCGGCACGAGGAATCACGGCATTGCCCTGAATTCCTTGCTGAGACCCCACTTCGGCGTAAGCCTCATCAACTACGGTTACCTTATTGAAGGTAGAAATGACCACGTGATCCTCATTGTGATTGAGATCAACTACTTGTTCGGATTCATAGCCCGGAAGGATGGTGAAGTTCAAGTCGTTGCGGTTTGCAACCCACAATTCATCTTCAAACCCATTTTCACGAACAAGGAAGATATCGTCTTTGAATACCATGAGTTCAGAGTACTCAGCATCTTCATCTGGTGTGTCCGTCATCAGTTCCCATGCTTCAAAGCTTACTAGGAAGGTATTGCTTCGTTCTGCACGGTAGATTCCTTCTTCTGTTGCAGCATACCAATAGGTCTCGTCAAAATCTAGGGTGTTGATACGGATGAGGTTCGATTGCCCATTGATGAACCATGTTTCACGCACCTCACGGTTGTTGATGTCGACGACAACGATCCCGAAACCACAGCTGAGGTAAGCTAGACCGTCAACAATCGTAATGTCGTAGATAGCCTTGTCTCCAATCACATTACTCTGAGCAATGTCTGCGAGGTTGAAAGGAGAACCGTTTGTGATGATGTCAAGCTCTCCAGTTGTGTAGCCCACAAGAAGGGTTGAGCTTAGCGGGTCAAAATCAATGGATGAAAGGTCAGATCCACTCAGGAGATTGACTTTCGAAATGCGTTCAAGGCTTTGATCAACCTTTGAGTAAACGAATACGCTGAATGGTGTAGCGCAGTACACGCGGTCATTACCGAAGGCAACGTCAATCGTTTCTCCGTAAGGTAGGTGTTCACGCCACGTTCCTATCGCCTGCTGGGCATAGCTGGCAAGGGTGCAAAAAGTGAGGGTAAATGCGAGTAGCCTCCGCATATTCTTTGTTTTGGTCCGCAATGTAAACGGAAGAGTTGGAATAATCGTATTTACAGATTCGAAGAAGCCTTGTTCTCCTGACCTGCGTGTTGTCGATCGAGCTCGTGTGCTTTTTCTTCGTCTTTCAGACGGAAAAAGCATCCGGTATCAGAGAACTCCATTTCTAAGATGTCCCAGGCAACAAGTTGTGCTAAGGTGTTCTCCGTGCGCTCACGTCCCATCCGAAGGATGTTAGAAGTCTTCTTAAAGCCAAGTTTGCCTTTTTCAGTGAGCACTTTGAAGAGTCTACGCACTTTCCACGTATAATGGAAGTCATTGATTCCATCGGTCATTTGATGTTGCCAGACTTTTAATAGAACGCCATTCGCGCGTACGTTTCGATCATCTTGACGCTGGTAAGCGTGCCATTCATGATCGTGATCTTCTGCGAAATGGGGTTTTTTCAAAGAGGGCTCTACAATGACTTCGAGAACAGATTTGAAGTTGGATTTCCAGACTTGGGTTTGAAAATCTACCACTGGCTTGCAATGCAATTCCGCCGCGGCTTCAATCATGTGAAATTCTTCTTCCACACTTACGCCGCTGACTGAGCCGTTATCTTTCACCCCAATCAACAAACGACCACCATCCGTATTGGCAAAAGCCACTAAGGTCTTGGCGATCTTACGTGCGTCTTCCACGCGCATCTTAAAGTCTTGCTGTTGATGTTCGCCTTCTGCGATCATCTTTGTCACGTACGACATGCTTACCCCGCGTTTGTTACGAAGTTACTTCATGGAGCGCGAAATGTTCAAAGAGGGAAATGGAAAATGATTGAAAGTTTGTCTTCTTTAACCTCTTCGGGTTTTGATGACTTTGACCACTTTCCCGTTTTCGAAGATCATGTGCTCTTCTACTTGTCCGTTTTTCTCATTGTAAGTGATCCACTTCCCGTGCCTGCGGTTGTTCTTGTACTCAGCTTCGATAAGTACTTGTCCACGTCGATTGTACGTTTTTGACAGGCCGTCGAGTTTTCCTTCGCTGTATTCGCATTCGCGATTCGGCGAACCATTTGGGAAGTTGTAAGTCCATTCGCCATCAGGGGTTCCGTCCTTGTATGATCCTTTGGTTTCGATGATGCCGTTTTCATTGCCCATCATCCAATAACCGGTGCGATTGCCGTCTTGGTTGTACTTTCCAGCTTCGTGAAGTTGCCCGTTTTCGTATCGGAACTCCCATTCACCAACTCGAAGGTCACCTTTCCATTCTCCTGAATAGTTCTTGATTCCGTTGGGGTACCATCCTTCCCATTTGCCGTCGAGTTTCCCCATAGCATAGGAACCCTTGTCTTTGGGGTTACCGTTTTCGAACCAGCTTTCCCAAAGGCCGTCTTCTTTATCGTCAGTGAAGGTTCCCGTCATGAGTTGGTTGCCGTTTTCGAACCAGTACTCCCAAGTACCATTCTTCATGCCATTCTTGTAGCTGCCCTGTTTCCAATCTTCACCGGTGATGTAGTAGTAGTGCCAGATGCCTTCCATTTGGCCTTGAATGTATTCACCTTCGTAGTGCACTTGTCCGTTACCGTAGTAGTACTTCCATTCGCCTTCTTGTAAGTCGGCATCGAAAGAACCTTCCATATCCACGTTCCCGTCTTTGAAGTACCATGTCCATTGGCCAGTTTTCTTTCCTTCAGCGTAGATTCCTTTGACTTCAGTCGCTCCGCTCCGAAAATTTCTCAGGAGTTCACCGTCAAGCATTCCGTTCTTGTAGTTTTCTATTTGCTCAAGCGTACCACCGAAGTAGTTGGTTTTCCATTGGCCGTCTTTCTTTCCTGATGCGTAGCTTCCTTCTTGGCGAAGGCTGCCGTCTTCAAAGTAGCCGGTGTATTTGCCATTGGGAATTCCGTTAGCGTAGGTTGTTTCACTTTTTACTGGACCAGACTTGAAGAACTTCGGGTACATTCCGGCTCCATCCTCAATGAGTGTTTCCCCTTCCGCGTTAGCGAAATAAAGCACACGCTTCAGACTGTCAGTATATTCTTCAACCAGCTTTTTGTCGCCGTTGTCGAAATAGTAGTACCAATCACCGGTCTTGAAATCTCCTTTGTAGAAACCGTATTCTAGAAGCACACTGTCAGGGGTGAAAACGCGCATCAGGCTATCCTGGAGGCCGCGAATGAAGTAACCTTCTGTTTCAATGATCCCGTTTTGATGGTAACGAATGGTCGGGCCATCGAGAACACCAAACCAGTAAGTAGATTCTTCTTTCAGACTTCCGTCTTCATACCACCATTGCCACTTACCGTGTTCAAGTCCTCTTTCATAGAAGCCTTCGCTACGTTTTTGGCCATCATCATAGAAGTCAACGTAATGTTGCTTTTGAGCTATTCCGCCAATGGCGAATAAAAGGAGCAGGGTAGTCAGGATCGGTTTCAAATCTTGCATGACACAAAATTAACGGCCTTCTGGACCAATGAGGTATGTCTTAGTTCGACTTTTCCACACCCCCATACTCGTAGAAAAGGTTAAAATCTCTGACTATGTACTAAAGTCCAACAACTAACCACTAATTTGTACTATATTTGCAGCGCAAAGGAGATGCTAAAACAAATGAAGAGGGGCGAGAGTCCCTCTTTTTATTACGCACATGATCACAAAAGACCAGATCGAACAGTTGTTGGAAGAAGGCTTGGGAGAAGGTCCGATCTTCGTTGTAAAACTTGATGTTTCCGCAGGAAATGACATTAGAGTTTTGATTGATAACGACGAAGGGATTGCCATCTCTGATTGTGTGAAAGTGAGCCGAATGATCGAAGGTTCTTATGACCGAGATCTTGAAGATTTTTCACTGAATGTATCTTCTCCTGGGGCGGACCAACCGCTGATGGTGAAGCGTCAATATGTGAAGAATGTGGGGAGAGGCCTCAATGTGAAGACCACTGAAGGGTTGAAGATTGAAGGCACGTTGGAGGCAGCCGATGATGAGAACATTACGGTTGTTGTGCGTGAAAAGCGTCGAATTGAAGGCCGAAAGGCGAAAGAATGGGTAGAAGAAAAGCATACCATCGCTTATGCCGACATCGACAAGGCGACGGTTGTCATATCATTTAAAAAGTAGAATATGAACGTTCTTAATCTGAATGAGTCGTTTCAGGATTTCAAAGAATTGAAGAACATCGATCGTGAGACGATGCTCGCGATCCTTGAAGACGTATTCCGCGCGATGATTATTAAGCGCTACGGAAGCGATGAGAACTTTGATATCATCATCAACCCAGATAAGGGTGACCTTGAGATCTGGCGTAACCGCGAGATCGTGGCTGACGGAGAGGTTGAAGATGAAAACATGGAAATTGAGCTTGCTGAAGCATTGAAGATCGAGGATGACTTCGAGATCGGAGAGGAAGTTTCAGAAGAGATCAAGATCGAGAAGTTCGGACGTCGTAATGTTTTGGCGATGCGTCAGAACTTGGTGAGCCGAATTCTAGAATTAGAAAAAGACCATATCTACGCGAAGTACAAAGAACGCGTGGGAGATATCATCAGCGGTGAAGTTTACCAGATCTGGAAACGTGAAATGTTGGTGATTGATGATGAAGACAACGAGCTTGTGCTTCCTCGTCAGAACCAGATTCCATCTGATTACTTCAAGAAAGGTGACACGGTACGTGCCGTAGTTGCAGAAGTAGATATGCGTAACAATACACCGCGAATCATTCTTTCTCGTACCGCTCCAGAATTCCTAGAGCGTTTGTTCGAGCAAGAAGTGCCTGAGGTGTTTGACGGACTGATTACGATCAAGAAGATCGTACGTGAGCCGGGTGAGCGTGCTAAGGTGGCAGTAGAGTCATACGATGATCGCATTGATCCAGTAGGAGCATGTGTAGGTATGAAAGGTGCCCGTATCCACAGCATCGTTCGTGAATTGAAAAATGAAAATATTGACGTGATCAACTTTACAGCGAATGAGCAGCTGTTGATCTCACGTGCACTGTCTCCAGCGAAGATCTCTTCGATTACGTTGGACAATGACAATATGAAAGCTGATGTTTACCTCAAGCCAGACCAAGTATCACTTGCGATTGGTAAAGGAGGACATAACATTAAGCTTGCGAGTCGTTTGACAGGCTTTGAGATTGACGTTTACCGCGAGTCAGAAGCTGAATTGGATGACGTCGAACTGGAAGAATTCTCAGATGAAATCGAAGGATGGATCATCGATGCCTTCAAGGAGATTGGTTGCGACACAGCGCGCAGCGTACTTGACTTGGAAGAAGAAGATCTAGCGAAGCGTACAGACCTCGAGATCGAAACGATCCGTGACGTACGACGTATCCTCCGTTCTGAGTTCGAATAATCGTAACTTCCACCCCAGAAAAAGAGAGAATACAGGAAGCACTATATGACCGAAGTAAAGAAACCGGTACGTTTAAGTAAAGTCGCGAAAGAATTCAATGTCGGGATCAGCACGATCGTTGATTTCCTCGGAGATAAGGGTATTGAGGTTGATAGCAACCCAAATACCAAGATCGATGGGGCAACCTACGGCGTGATCCGTGATGAATTCGCAGACGAGAAAATGCTCAAAGAGAAATCGAAGAGTGTATCTCGTTCCCGCTCTGAGCGTGAGACTATTACGCTAGAGTCAAGCAAGAAGGAGAAGGATAAGCCGGAAGAAGAAGAGTTCGAAATCGACCTGTCTTCTTTCCAGAAAAGTGAAACTCCCGAAGCTAAGA
Coding sequences within it:
- a CDS encoding AlbA family DNA-binding domain-containing protein, with translation MSYVTKMIAEGEHQQQDFKMRVEDARKIAKTLVAFANTDGGRLLIGVKDNGSVSGVSVEEEFHMIEAAAELHCKPVVDFQTQVWKSNFKSVLEVIVEPSLKKPHFAEDHDHEWHAYQRQDDRNVRANGVLLKVWQHQMTDGINDFHYTWKVRRLFKVLTEKGKLGFKKTSNILRMGRERTENTLAQLVAWDILEMEFSDTGCFFRLKDEEKAHELDRQHAGQENKASSNL
- the rimP gene encoding ribosome assembly cofactor RimP, translated to MITKDQIEQLLEEGLGEGPIFVVKLDVSAGNDIRVLIDNDEGIAISDCVKVSRMIEGSYDRDLEDFSLNVSSPGADQPLMVKRQYVKNVGRGLNVKTTEGLKIEGTLEAADDENITVVVREKRRIEGRKAKEWVEEKHTIAYADIDKATVVISFKK
- a CDS encoding T9SS type A sorting domain-containing protein, encoding MRRLLAFTLTFCTLASYAQQAIGTWREHLPYGETIDVAFGNDRVYCATPFSVFVYSKVDQSLERISKVNLLSGSDLSSIDFDPLSSTLLVGYTTGELDIITNGSPFNLADIAQSNVIGDKAIYDITIVDGLAYLSCGFGIVVVDINNREVRETWFINGQSNLIRINTLDFDETYWYAATEEGIYRAERSNTFLVSFEAWELMTDTPDEDAEYSELMVFKDDIFLVRENGFEDELWVANRNDLNFTILPGYESEQVVDLNHNEDHVVISTFNKVTVVDEAYAEVGSQQGIQGNAVIPRAALIEGETIWIASEFGGLLSFELSGPEAAFQPAGPPAFNVRRIDAFNDNIWIASGGVDPTWTNNYDKKGIYGLVNDQWVIAPQSDGENDIGSINDYMTVSVNPTNNNNIFLGSWEEGLIEVNGGEITEIWNDSDSPLELANFGGSPRIGVGGVDFDPNGNLWFANAYTNDPLMVLTAGNSFVSFNFQPEVDSDIFIGDIVATRQGYIWSILPRGHGIVVLNHNETIGDTSDDSYQVLTNEEGEGGLPTLDVYCLEEDLDGEMWVGTLQGIAVFFSPESIFNGNNFDAQQILIEQDGNIQILLETEQVNCIEIDGANRKWVGTANSGVFLLSEDGLSQIQHFTEENSPLLSNNVVDIAINQRNGEVFFATDRGIISYTGTATNFDQEISEVSVYPNPVREDYEGVITIDGLAFETDVKVTDVSGNIVYTTTSLGGRATWDGNDRYGKRVSTGVYLVFCSTEDGKATNVAKVAVVR
- the nusA gene encoding transcription termination factor NusA, yielding MNVLNLNESFQDFKELKNIDRETMLAILEDVFRAMIIKRYGSDENFDIIINPDKGDLEIWRNREIVADGEVEDENMEIELAEALKIEDDFEIGEEVSEEIKIEKFGRRNVLAMRQNLVSRILELEKDHIYAKYKERVGDIISGEVYQIWKREMLVIDDEDNELVLPRQNQIPSDYFKKGDTVRAVVAEVDMRNNTPRIILSRTAPEFLERLFEQEVPEVFDGLITIKKIVREPGERAKVAVESYDDRIDPVGACVGMKGARIHSIVRELKNENIDVINFTANEQLLISRALSPAKISSITLDNDNMKADVYLKPDQVSLAIGKGGHNIKLASRLTGFEIDVYRESEAELDDVELEEFSDEIEGWIIDAFKEIGCDTARSVLDLEEEDLAKRTDLEIETIRDVRRILRSEFE
- a CDS encoding toxin-antitoxin system YwqK family antitoxin → MQDLKPILTTLLLLFAIGGIAQKQHYVDFYDDGQKRSEGFYERGLEHGKWQWWYEDGSLKEESTYWFGVLDGPTIRYHQNGIIETEGYFIRGLQDSLMRVFTPDSVLLEYGFYKGDFKTGDWYYYFDNGDKKLVEEYTDSLKRVLYFANAEGETLIEDGAGMYPKFFKSGPVKSETTYANGIPNGKYTGYFEDGSLRQEGSYASGKKDGQWKTNYFGGTLEQIENYKNGMLDGELLRNFRSGATEVKGIYAEGKKTGQWTWYFKDGNVDMEGSFDADLQEGEWKYYYGNGQVHYEGEYIQGQMEGIWHYYYITGEDWKQGSYKNGMKNGTWEYWFENGNQLMTGTFTDDKEDGLWESWFENGNPKDKGSYAMGKLDGKWEGWYPNGIKNYSGEWKGDLRVGEWEFRYENGQLHEAGKYNQDGNRTGYWMMGNENGIIETKGSYKDGTPDGEWTYNFPNGSPNRECEYSEGKLDGLSKTYNRRGQVLIEAEYKNNRRHGKWITYNEKNGQVEEHMIFENGKVVKVIKTRRG